In a single window of the Pyrococcus sp. NA2 genome:
- a CDS encoding MFS transporter: MKSKLYTLLLLTTVLRVTGDAIESIALPWHLLNQTSSLLSVAGYSFSSMLPWVVFPPLMGSFLDKTEKKVRLAFLALFVQSFLALMIIRFASNIWAFYLLISLISALDILHRYFGFTLIASMTFEGSELQKLNAKLATAGNATSLFAFPLAGFLAYRFGIKAMLLDALFLLLGALTLVPYLNVEVKSERTSKVVEERPMGLNKKLVIGILTSVLLFNFALGSFRIFVFSSLRALEKGEVIYGLLQSLTTVGSLVAALGITYFAHRRKLGIKRPLLAGMLLQSFSLVLVGLPKVAALLPAVFLLGFGGEMLNVSFDSLMQKFIPLESLGTTRGIFDAMATLVIPVSQLAFAWGIENGIAILTASLLATGLAYAGIALLYVCFVKLYTVKRE, from the coding sequence ATGAAATCTAAACTCTATACCCTTTTGCTTCTCACAACCGTGCTCAGGGTAACCGGAGATGCAATAGAGAGCATAGCCCTACCTTGGCATCTCCTTAACCAAACAAGCTCCCTCCTAAGTGTTGCCGGTTACTCATTCTCTTCAATGCTCCCTTGGGTTGTATTCCCTCCGTTGATGGGTAGCTTCCTTGACAAGACTGAGAAAAAAGTTAGACTTGCTTTTCTCGCATTGTTCGTTCAGTCTTTCCTTGCTCTAATGATAATAAGATTCGCCTCAAATATTTGGGCCTTTTACCTTTTAATTTCACTGATCTCAGCCCTTGACATTCTCCATAGATATTTCGGCTTTACGCTAATAGCTTCCATGACTTTTGAAGGATCTGAGCTTCAAAAGCTCAATGCAAAGCTCGCAACTGCTGGAAATGCCACTTCCCTCTTCGCTTTTCCGCTGGCCGGCTTCTTGGCCTATCGTTTTGGGATAAAGGCCATGCTCCTTGATGCACTATTCCTTCTTCTCGGAGCGCTCACGCTGGTTCCGTATCTGAACGTTGAGGTAAAGAGTGAAAGGACTAGCAAGGTAGTGGAAGAGAGGCCCATGGGTCTAAACAAAAAGCTCGTAATTGGAATCCTTACTTCTGTGCTCCTCTTCAACTTCGCCCTTGGCTCCTTCAGGATATTCGTCTTCTCATCGCTTAGGGCCCTGGAAAAGGGAGAGGTGATATACGGCTTACTTCAGTCGCTGACGACGGTGGGGAGTTTAGTAGCCGCTTTGGGAATAACCTACTTTGCCCACAGAAGGAAACTGGGTATCAAAAGGCCACTCCTAGCTGGCATGCTCCTTCAGAGTTTTTCTCTCGTCCTCGTTGGTCTTCCCAAAGTTGCGGCACTTCTACCTGCGGTCTTTTTGCTCGGCTTTGGCGGGGAGATGTTAAACGTCTCCTTCGACAGCCTTATGCAGAAGTTTATCCCTTTAGAGAGCCTCGGGACGACAAGGGGAATCTTTGATGCCATGGCAACACTCGTCATTCCAGTGTCGCAGTTGGCTTTTGCATGGGGGATTGAAAACGGGATAGCGATTTTAACTGCTTCTCTCCTTGCGACTGGGTTGGCATATGCAGGAATAGCTCTGTTGTATGTGTGTTTTGTTAAGTTATACACGGTCAAAAGGGAGTAA